In the Mesorhizobium sp. M1D.F.Ca.ET.043.01.1.1 genome, CGGCGTGGCTTGAGAAGGCTCCCGCCAGCACCTGTTCGTAGGGCAACTGCCGGTTCGCCACCATGAACAGGCGCCCACCTGGTTTCAGCGCCTTCGACGCCGCACGGATCATGCCTGAGCCGATGCCCGGCTCGGCAGCCCGGCCGCTGTGGAACGGCGGGTTCATGACGATCGCGTCATAGCGCCGCTCGACCGTTTCCGACACCAGGTCGGTCCAGAAGAAACGCGGCGCGGCCACGGCTGCGCGGACATTGACCTTCGCCGCCTCCAGGGCCTCGAAATCCGCCTCGTAGAGATCGAGACCGGAGAGGTCCGGCGAGCGTTCCGAGACCTCCGCCGCCAGATAACCCCAGCCGGCGCAGAAATCGGCGACGTTGCCCGCAAGGCCCCGCGGCAGGCTGTCCAGCAGAAGCTTCGAGCCGGCGTCGACGCGATCGAAGGAAAACATGCCGGGCGCGGTGCGGAAGCGGCCCGCAACGACCAGATCGGGATTGGCGACGCGAAGCGCGCGGGCCGCATCCGTTCCGGCCTGGCGGAACCAGAAGGCGACGCCGTGATGTTTCGGCAGGTGGGCTTCCAGCGGCGCCAGCGCATCGACGCGCTTGCGCAGGCTGTCGATGCCGTCCTCCTTGCCGCCGGCGACGACGATCAGCCCGCCCGGTGCCACGCGCTCGATCGCCTCGGCGATGCGCAGCTCGTTCTGGCCGCGATGCCGGCCGGCCAGCACCAGGGCGGTATCGAACCCGGAGGCTTCCGCTCGCGGCGTAACCCTGTGGCCTGTCGCCTGCAGGGCGCGAAAATGCGGCCGGAAGCCTTGCACGAGATGCAGCGCGCCATCGAAACCGTCGGGTAAGCGGAAACCGGGTTCGGCCCCCAGGAACAGCACGCGAGCGTCCCGCCCCGGCAGAGGGAGCGTCTCGGCCTCGAAGGGATGAAACAACGTCTTCAGCGGCTCTGCGACCATTCACATGCCCTTGAAACAAAAACGGGCGCGACCTCGCGGCGCGCCCGTTCAACTATCCAGTCAGACCGATCAGGCGGCGTCTTCCTCGCCTTCCGGCTTCTTCTTCTCCTGAACGATTTCCTTGCCGGTCGCCTGGTCGACGACCTTCATCGACAGGCGAACCTTGCCGCGCTCGTCGAAGCCCATCAGCTTGACCCAAACCTTGTCGCCTTCCTTGACGACGTCGGAGGTCTTGGCGACGCGCTCATTGGCGAGCTGCGAGATGTGGACGAGGCCGTCGCGCGGGCCGAAGAAGTTGACGAAGGCGCCGAAGTCGGCCGTCTTGACGACGGTGCCCTCGTAGATCTCGCCGACTTCCGGCTCGGCAACGATGGTGTGGATCCACTTCTTCGCAGCCTCGATCTCCTTGGCGTTGGCCGAAGCGATCTTGACCGTGCCGTCGTCCTCGATGTTGATCTTGGCGCCGGTCTTCTCGACGATCTCGCGGATCACCTTGCCGCCAGAGCCGATGACGTCGCGGATCTTGTCGGTCGGGATATGCATGACCTCGATGCGCGGCGCGAACTCACCAAGCTCGGCGCGCGAGGAAGAAATCGCATGCGCCATCTCGCCGAGGATATGCAGGCGGCCGTCCTTGGCCTGGCCGAGCGCGATCCCCATGATCTCCTCGGTGATGCCATCGATCTTGATGTCCATCTGCAGCGAGGTGACGCCATTGGCGGTGCCGGCGACCTTGAAGTCCATGTCGCCGAGGTGATCCTCGTCGCCGAGGATGTCGGAGAGCACGGCGAAGCGTTCGCCTTCCTTGATCAGGCCCATGGCGATGCCGGCCACCGGCTTGGCGATCGGCACGCCGGCATCCATCAGCGCCAGCGAGGTGCCGCAGACGGTCGCCATCGACGACGAGCCGTTGGACTCGGTGATCTCCGAGACGACGCGCAGCGTATAGGGGAACTGGTCGGCGGAGGGCAGCATCGGGCGGATCGCACGCCAGGCAAGCTTGCCGTGACCGATCTCGCGACGGCCGGGCGAGCCCATGCGGCCGGTTTCACCGACCGAATAGGGCGGGAAGTTGTAGTGGAGGAGGAACTTCTCCTTGTACATGCCGGTCAGCGAGTCGACATACTGCTCGTCCTCGCCGGTGCCGAGCGTGGCGACGACCAGCGCCTGGGTCTCGCCGCGGGTAAACAGCGCCGAACCATGGGTACGCGGCAGGACGCCGACCTCGGAGACGATCTTGCGCACGGTCTTCAGGTCACGGCCGTCGATGCGCGAGCCAGTGTCGAGGATGTTCCAGCGCACCACCTTGGCCTGGAGCTCCTTGAAGACGCTGCCGATCTGTTCGGAGGCGTACTTTGCTTCCTCGCCTTCGGCCGGCGCGAACGCTGCCTTGACCTTCGCCTTGACGGCGTCGACGGCGGCGTAGCGCGACTGCTTGTCGGTGATCTTGTAGGCCTCGCGCAGCTCGTCCCCGACGATCTTCAGCATCTCGCCTTCGAGCTCGGAATAGTCCGGAGCAGTGAAGTCGCGCGGCTCCTTGGCGGCGACCTCGGCCAGCTTGATGATCGCCTCGATCACCGGCTGGAAGCTGTTGTGGCCGAACACGACGGCACCGAGCATCAGGTCCTCGCTCAGCTCCTTGGCCTCGGATTCGACCATCAGCACGGCGTCTGCGGTGCCGGCGACGACGAGGTCGAGCTTCGATTCCTCCATTTCGTCGATATGCGGGTTGAGCACATATTCGCCGTTGATGTAGCCGACGCGGGCGCCGCCGATCGGGCCCATGAACGGCACACCGGAGAGCGTGAGCGCAGCCGAGGTGGCGACGATCGACAGGATGTCCGGATCGTTCTCGAGATCGTGCTGGACGACGGTGACGACGATCTGGGTATCGTTCTTGTAGCCGTCAGCAAACAGCGGGCGGATCGGGCGGTCGATCAGACGGGAAACCAGCGTTTCCTTCTCGCTCGGGCGGCCCTCGCGCTTGAAATAGCCGCCCGGGATCTTGCCGGCGGCATAGGTCTTTTCCTGG is a window encoding:
- a CDS encoding class I SAM-dependent methyltransferase, whose amino-acid sequence is MVAEPLKTLFHPFEAETLPLPGRDARVLFLGAEPGFRLPDGFDGALHLVQGFRPHFRALQATGHRVTPRAEASGFDTALVLAGRHRGQNELRIAEAIERVAPGGLIVVAGGKEDGIDSLRKRVDALAPLEAHLPKHHGVAFWFRQAGTDAARALRVANPDLVVAGRFRTAPGMFSFDRVDAGSKLLLDSLPRGLAGNVADFCAGWGYLAAEVSERSPDLSGLDLYEADFEALEAAKVNVRAAVAAPRFFWTDLVSETVERRYDAIVMNPPFHSGRAAEPGIGSGMIRAASKALKPGGRLFMVANRQLPYEQVLAGAFSSHAEIARDGMFKVFSARR
- the pnp gene encoding polyribonucleotide nucleotidyltransferase; translation: MFNHHKVEIEWGGRPLILETGKIARQADGAVLATYGETVVLATVVSMKEPKPGLDFFPLTVNYQEKTYAAGKIPGGYFKREGRPSEKETLVSRLIDRPIRPLFADGYKNDTQIVVTVVQHDLENDPDILSIVATSAALTLSGVPFMGPIGGARVGYINGEYVLNPHIDEMEESKLDLVVAGTADAVLMVESEAKELSEDLMLGAVVFGHNSFQPVIEAIIKLAEVAAKEPRDFTAPDYSELEGEMLKIVGDELREAYKITDKQSRYAAVDAVKAKVKAAFAPAEGEEAKYASEQIGSVFKELQAKVVRWNILDTGSRIDGRDLKTVRKIVSEVGVLPRTHGSALFTRGETQALVVATLGTGEDEQYVDSLTGMYKEKFLLHYNFPPYSVGETGRMGSPGRREIGHGKLAWRAIRPMLPSADQFPYTLRVVSEITESNGSSSMATVCGTSLALMDAGVPIAKPVAGIAMGLIKEGERFAVLSDILGDEDHLGDMDFKVAGTANGVTSLQMDIKIDGITEEIMGIALGQAKDGRLHILGEMAHAISSSRAELGEFAPRIEVMHIPTDKIRDVIGSGGKVIREIVEKTGAKINIEDDGTVKIASANAKEIEAAKKWIHTIVAEPEVGEIYEGTVVKTADFGAFVNFFGPRDGLVHISQLANERVAKTSDVVKEGDKVWVKLMGFDERGKVRLSMKVVDQATGKEIVQEKKKPEGEEDAA